A portion of the Acidisarcina polymorpha genome contains these proteins:
- a CDS encoding metallophosphoesterase family protein, with protein sequence MTQFWSNWRRLWCMWLAGVTISATVAFPQPPHLSVPGQPTHAWTEFTSEGVSVRAIINGPDCPSVSVDGESIPMAVRAKSSAEFPVTTCQTLIPSGAKSAVVNGQTLALAPRKLRRIVVIGDTGCRLKGAEVQDCNDPKIWPFATMIRNAAAKHPDLVIHVGDYYYRETSCPEQRPGCNGSPHGDLWDSWRLDFFDPASSLLAAAPWIFARGNHEQCGRGSSGWFRFLDAASAPLTCPATSAPFAVHFDRLQLDVIDTADVVDKQLSIDRLAFYQKQISAIPANASVNKKQEATWVITHKPLWGYELTRAGQSMIAQNPMLAAAAEMMDTPRSVQLPGVDLLLAGHIHLFGALDFSSNQASLRPAQLIVGDSGTALDSADVRSGEETIDGLLAKYVVKGNFGYFVLDRKKKGWTGILYSTEDAPLVRCTYHQRQIECQAVE encoded by the coding sequence ATGACTCAGTTTTGGTCCAATTGGCGGCGGTTGTGGTGCATGTGGCTTGCGGGCGTCACAATTTCCGCGACCGTGGCTTTTCCCCAGCCGCCGCATCTGAGCGTGCCCGGTCAGCCGACCCACGCGTGGACGGAGTTTACTTCAGAAGGGGTAAGCGTTCGCGCGATCATCAACGGGCCGGATTGCCCGTCCGTCAGCGTTGACGGCGAGTCGATCCCGATGGCGGTGCGCGCGAAGTCCAGCGCCGAGTTCCCGGTGACTACTTGTCAGACGCTCATTCCTTCAGGTGCGAAATCCGCTGTGGTCAATGGACAGACGCTCGCGCTTGCGCCGCGCAAGCTGAGGCGGATTGTGGTGATTGGCGACACGGGTTGCCGTTTAAAGGGCGCCGAGGTGCAAGATTGCAACGATCCGAAAATATGGCCGTTCGCCACCATGATCAGGAACGCCGCGGCTAAGCATCCAGACTTGGTGATCCACGTCGGCGACTACTATTACCGGGAGACCTCTTGTCCGGAGCAGCGGCCGGGCTGCAACGGCAGTCCTCATGGAGACCTCTGGGACAGCTGGCGCCTGGACTTCTTCGATCCGGCTTCAAGTCTGTTGGCCGCCGCACCCTGGATCTTTGCCCGCGGAAATCACGAACAATGTGGGCGAGGTTCGAGCGGCTGGTTTCGCTTTCTCGACGCTGCGTCGGCTCCGTTGACGTGCCCCGCGACCTCGGCGCCGTTTGCCGTACACTTCGACCGGCTTCAGCTCGATGTCATCGACACTGCCGATGTTGTTGACAAGCAGCTCAGTATCGATCGGCTCGCGTTCTATCAGAAGCAGATATCTGCGATTCCGGCTAACGCTTCGGTCAATAAGAAACAGGAGGCGACCTGGGTGATCACCCACAAGCCGCTTTGGGGCTACGAACTCACGCGTGCCGGGCAATCCATGATCGCGCAAAATCCCATGCTTGCGGCCGCGGCCGAGATGATGGATACACCGAGAAGCGTCCAATTGCCGGGTGTGGACCTGTTGCTTGCCGGGCATATTCATCTTTTTGGCGCGCTCGACTTCTCGAGCAATCAGGCATCGTTGCGGCCTGCCCAACTCATTGTCGGCGATAGCGGCACTGCGCTCGATTCGGCGGACGTTCGCAGTGGTGAAGAGACGATCGACGGTCTCTTGGCAAAGTATGTGGTCAAAGGCAACTTCGGTTATTTTGTTCTAGATCGAAAAAAGAAGGGCTGGACCGGCATCCTCTACAGCACCGAAGATGCGCCGCTGGTGCGATGCACCTATCACCAGCGGCAGATCGAATGTCAGGCTGTGGAGTAG
- a CDS encoding helix-turn-helix domain-containing protein, whose amino-acid sequence MKLSDKVRYLREVEGSLRGLDRAMTQQELVRAIETETGGGISQSYLSQIESGSRPHLTNTTRLLLARFFKVHPGYLVDDPEGYHAELLSDVRALEDKLDLWLIGGAERFRRDPKLCKALLTLARHAESRNCLLLLEAILETPSLAERLLELLRPEIRDSRPFAKKASPINAHSVALQTPEAKKRKRRQ is encoded by the coding sequence ATGAAACTCTCTGATAAAGTTCGATACCTGCGCGAGGTAGAGGGATCGCTGCGTGGCCTGGATAGAGCCATGACTCAACAGGAGCTCGTACGCGCAATTGAGACCGAGACCGGGGGCGGCATCTCGCAGTCCTACTTGTCCCAGATAGAGTCCGGTTCTCGTCCTCATCTCACCAACACCACCCGCTTATTGCTGGCGCGGTTCTTCAAAGTCCACCCCGGTTACCTCGTGGATGATCCGGAGGGATATCACGCCGAGTTGCTCTCCGATGTCCGGGCTCTAGAGGACAAGCTCGATCTCTGGCTCATCGGTGGGGCGGAGCGGTTCCGGCGTGATCCCAAGCTCTGTAAAGCGCTACTGACGCTCGCCCGCCATGCGGAGTCGCGCAACTGCCTGTTGCTGCTGGAGGCGATTCTCGAAACCCCGTCCCTGGCAGAGCGGCTGCTCGAGTTGCTTCGGCCCGAAATTCGGGATAGTCGCCCATTCGCAAAAAAGGCTTCGCCGATAAACGCCCACTCGGTGGCTCTTCAAACGCCGGAAGCGAAAAAAAGAAAGAGACGGCAATGA
- a CDS encoding S53 family peptidase has translation MRYGKCSFLSLSALSFVLLPSALLTAAFAQSSVDAALEAVHPFDRVVLPVDDEDRVVLYGNTLPQALLAYQTGTVESDRPFHHILLELKPDASQQSGLDALLVAQQNPDSPLYRQWLTPEIYAEHFGASNADIEQVQRWLERYGLQVDEIAANHRTLLFSGTSGQVEAAFHTSMRTYRFGGEDHLANATEPTIPLALSGVINGVVSLHDLFSTPQHRSQKVTPEYSAGGTHYLSPADFAAIYDVSSLYHQAYDGSGVTIAILGRSDITLSDIRSFRSQFGLAAKDPVVIVNGSDPGRASQGDYYESMLDVEWSGAVASKATIDFVTSASTAVSDGVFLSALYAVNRNVASIVSLSYGLCEASLGAGGNSFLNSLWQQAAVQGMTILVSAGDSGAAGCDSANATRATHGRGVNGMCSTPYNTCVGGTEFNDLGNPAIFWGKTNGVGEESALGYIPEVVWNESGSSGLWSTGGGASSVYPKPAWQTGSGVPKDGRRDLPDVALSAAGHDGYLVQVSGGLYVFSGTSAAAPSFAGLLALVEQKMQAHLGNANPQLYKLAAAGGGVFHDIVSGNNSVPGVTGYSAAAGYDPASGLGSVDAEKLVTAWGGVPLSSLTLSVSRPQATLSRGDTETLLVKTIASSGFNASVTLALSGLPPGVTAKFAPAVFSAPGAGNSVLTLTASKTAGFGSSQLLLTAAGGGLADMSPITLTVVEATGNTGSGPTGHPLRRHE, from the coding sequence ATGCGCTACGGAAAATGTTCCTTTCTTTCCCTCTCTGCTCTCTCGTTTGTTCTGCTGCCCTCCGCCTTACTCACCGCAGCTTTCGCGCAGTCTTCGGTCGATGCTGCCTTAGAGGCCGTGCATCCGTTCGATCGGGTCGTGCTCCCCGTGGATGATGAGGACCGAGTGGTTCTCTATGGCAACACCCTGCCTCAGGCGCTTCTGGCCTACCAGACGGGAACCGTTGAAAGTGACCGCCCCTTTCATCACATTTTGCTCGAGCTCAAGCCGGATGCCTCACAACAGTCGGGGTTGGATGCGCTGCTCGTGGCGCAACAAAATCCTGATTCACCCCTTTACCGCCAGTGGCTGACGCCGGAAATCTACGCAGAGCACTTCGGTGCGTCGAATGCCGATATCGAGCAGGTGCAGCGATGGCTGGAACGCTACGGTCTGCAAGTCGATGAGATAGCCGCAAACCACCGCACGCTGCTCTTTAGCGGCACCAGCGGACAGGTGGAGGCGGCTTTCCACACTTCTATGCGCACCTACCGTTTCGGTGGAGAGGATCACCTAGCGAACGCCACCGAGCCGACCATTCCGCTGGCGCTGTCCGGGGTCATCAATGGAGTGGTTTCGCTTCATGATTTGTTCAGCACTCCCCAACACCGATCCCAAAAAGTCACGCCGGAATACTCGGCGGGGGGGACCCACTATTTGTCTCCCGCGGATTTTGCCGCCATCTATGACGTCAGTTCGCTGTACCATCAGGCCTACGATGGTTCCGGTGTGACGATCGCCATTCTCGGTCGGTCGGACATTACCCTCAGCGATATCCGGTCGTTTCGCAGCCAGTTTGGATTAGCGGCAAAAGACCCGGTCGTTATAGTGAACGGGAGCGATCCAGGGAGAGCAAGCCAAGGCGATTACTACGAATCGATGCTTGATGTGGAATGGTCGGGCGCGGTCGCCAGCAAGGCCACGATAGACTTCGTTACCTCGGCATCGACCGCAGTCAGCGATGGCGTCTTCCTCTCGGCGCTTTATGCGGTCAACCGCAACGTAGCGTCCATTGTGAGCCTCAGTTACGGGCTTTGCGAGGCGTCACTTGGCGCCGGCGGCAACAGTTTCCTGAATTCCTTATGGCAGCAGGCGGCGGTGCAAGGAATGACCATCCTGGTCTCGGCGGGAGATAGCGGAGCGGCCGGGTGCGACTCCGCGAATGCAACCCGGGCGACACATGGAAGAGGCGTGAACGGAATGTGTTCTACGCCTTACAACACTTGTGTGGGCGGCACGGAATTCAATGACCTGGGTAACCCGGCAATCTTTTGGGGAAAGACGAATGGTGTCGGAGAGGAGTCGGCCCTTGGCTATATTCCTGAGGTCGTCTGGAACGAGAGTGGGTCTTCTGGCTTATGGTCGACTGGAGGCGGCGCCAGTAGCGTCTATCCGAAGCCGGCCTGGCAGACTGGCTCGGGAGTGCCCAAGGATGGAAGGCGCGATCTCCCCGACGTGGCCTTATCCGCGGCTGGCCATGATGGTTATCTGGTGCAGGTGAGTGGCGGCTTATATGTCTTCAGCGGTACCTCGGCGGCCGCGCCTTCATTTGCAGGCCTGCTCGCTCTGGTGGAACAAAAAATGCAAGCGCACTTGGGGAATGCCAACCCTCAGCTTTATAAGCTGGCAGCGGCCGGTGGCGGCGTTTTCCACGATATTGTCTCCGGCAATAACAGCGTGCCCGGAGTGACCGGCTATTCCGCAGCCGCCGGATACGATCCGGCCTCTGGCCTGGGTTCAGTCGATGCGGAGAAGCTGGTGACCGCCTGGGGCGGCGTCCCACTCAGCAGCCTGACACTCAGCGTAAGCAGGCCGCAAGCCACACTGTCCCGAGGCGACACTGAAACGCTTCTGGTGAAGACTATCGCGAGCAGCGGATTCAATGCCTCGGTAACTCTCGCACTGAGTGGATTGCCTCCTGGAGTTACGGCAAAATTTGCCCCGGCAGTCTTCTCCGCGCCCGGCGCCGGGAACAGCGTGCTTACGCTCACCGCCTCAAAGACAGCAGGGTTCGGTTCGAGTCAGCTGTTGCTGACAGCTGCCGGAGGCGGCCTTGCGGATATGAGTCCAATTACCCTGACCGTCGTCGAAGCAACCGGCAACACAGGGTCTGGACCGACCGGCCATCCCCTCCGGAGACACGAGTAA
- a CDS encoding GGDEF domain-containing response regulator encodes MGKLSQANQSAISASSSGLALRSRILVGAADSLERSILRDLLADWGYQVITADDGAALLEALNEGEPAPILIVDNALAGLDGVALLHQFHWQSSRCRCWTIALTDSSESPGKGSRALARGIHIDDFLTKPVNEFDLRVSLHAAFRVRAIHAEMLESVDAARFHASRDSLTGLWNRESLLTRLFLETDRAQRMGSPLAFLLFDLDHFSLVNQRYGYDGGDNILRQFASRLRRHLRSYDLAGRCGEDEFLIAMPGCSMRDAWGMAQRLQDCIRRRPFDILKASVSVTASFGIAQSGGRSPLLVLREAESTLRAAKQAGGDCVRCFPASTVVHPIGHSATPGSSQGPWELSGD; translated from the coding sequence ATGGGTAAGCTCTCTCAGGCAAATCAATCGGCTATCTCGGCGTCATCATCTGGCCTGGCTCTGCGTTCCAGGATTCTGGTCGGCGCAGCTGACTCCTTAGAGCGAAGCATCCTGAGGGATCTACTCGCCGATTGGGGGTATCAGGTCATCACGGCTGACGACGGGGCGGCGCTCCTCGAAGCCTTGAACGAAGGAGAACCTGCACCCATTCTGATCGTCGATAACGCTCTTGCTGGGCTGGATGGCGTCGCACTTCTCCATCAGTTTCACTGGCAATCGTCGCGCTGCCGATGCTGGACGATCGCCTTGACTGACTCTTCTGAATCTCCCGGCAAGGGGAGCCGGGCGCTCGCGCGAGGCATCCACATAGACGACTTTCTGACCAAACCCGTGAATGAATTTGATCTCCGCGTCAGTCTCCACGCGGCGTTCCGGGTGAGGGCGATACATGCAGAGATGCTGGAGTCAGTTGACGCGGCTCGCTTCCATGCCAGCCGCGATTCGCTGACTGGTCTATGGAACCGCGAGTCGCTCCTCACCCGGCTCTTTCTTGAAACCGACCGGGCACAGCGAATGGGCAGTCCCCTGGCATTTCTGCTCTTCGATTTGGATCACTTTTCGCTCGTCAATCAACGATATGGATACGACGGCGGCGATAACATCCTGCGCCAGTTTGCCAGCCGTCTTCGCCGTCACCTCCGCAGCTACGATCTAGCCGGACGGTGTGGTGAGGACGAATTTCTGATCGCCATGCCGGGCTGTTCGATGCGCGACGCCTGGGGCATGGCGCAGCGATTGCAGGACTGCATACGAAGACGCCCCTTCGATATCCTCAAGGCTTCAGTTTCTGTGACCGCGAGCTTCGGCATTGCGCAAAGTGGCGGACGCTCTCCGCTGCTGGTGCTGCGGGAAGCGGAAAGCACGCTGCGCGCGGCAAAGCAGGCGGGCGGCGATTGCGTTCGATGTTTTCCGGCGTCGACTGTCGTGCACCCAATTGGGCACTCGGCCACACCAGGATCGAGTCAGGGTCCCTGGGAGCTTTCAGGAGACTGA
- a CDS encoding acyl-CoA desaturase → MTTAFMVAFHVGAVAALFMFSWKALIVSVVLYFFAINVGIGMGYHRLLTHRGYKTPKWVEYFLAICGTLALEGGPIFWVSTHRIHHQHSDKPGDPHTPVDGTWWAHAGWIMHGESLHQDTALLSRYAPDLAKDRFHVLLSKYHWLPLTAVGVILLAVGGWPLVMWGIFLRVTLGLHATWLVNSATHLWGSRRFETRDDSRNNWWVALLTGGEGWHNNHHAHPVSARHGLKWYEFDPNFYGIWLLKKVGLAKDIKVAQYDPQNPRPAGASAV, encoded by the coding sequence ATGACTACCGCGTTCATGGTGGCCTTCCACGTCGGCGCCGTCGCCGCTTTGTTCATGTTTTCCTGGAAGGCCCTGATCGTCTCGGTGGTCTTATACTTCTTTGCGATCAATGTCGGCATTGGCATGGGATACCACCGGTTGCTCACTCATCGTGGTTACAAAACTCCCAAATGGGTCGAATATTTTCTTGCCATTTGCGGAACGCTGGCGCTCGAAGGCGGACCGATTTTCTGGGTTTCGACCCACCGCATTCACCATCAGCACAGCGACAAACCCGGGGATCCGCATACTCCGGTGGATGGCACCTGGTGGGCTCATGCAGGGTGGATTATGCATGGTGAATCCCTTCACCAGGACACCGCTCTGCTCAGCCGTTATGCTCCCGATCTCGCCAAGGACCGCTTTCATGTGCTGCTCAGCAAATATCACTGGCTTCCCTTAACGGCTGTCGGCGTAATCCTCCTGGCCGTTGGCGGCTGGCCGCTGGTCATGTGGGGGATCTTCCTGCGCGTCACCCTCGGGCTGCACGCAACCTGGCTGGTCAACTCGGCGACGCATCTCTGGGGCTCGCGCCGCTTCGAGACCCGTGACGACTCCCGCAACAACTGGTGGGTCGCTCTGCTCACAGGCGGAGAAGGATGGCACAATAACCACCACGCCCATCCAGTTTCAGCACGCCACGGCCTGAAATGGTATGAGTTCGATCCGAACTTCTACGGCATCTGGCTGCTGAAGAAGGTGGGATTGGCTAAGGACATAAAGGTCGCGCAGTATGACCCGCAAAATCCAAGGCCGGCCGGTGCGTCCGCCGTTTAG